From a region of the Lentilactobacillus curieae genome:
- a CDS encoding type II secretion system protein, with translation MMELKLKILKQSSKSGFTVVESIIGLLIAAMILGLTVTMISGIRQNRIQEKAFFDEYERCFRKAQNSSLLMHRKTQITVEDGHLKFIDYGDEARNFTLNVPETIHLANSKTIYITDAGFVSPQTIQWLNQDGNVKYKQKIQLGWGGFVVEKEE, from the coding sequence ATGATGGAATTAAAATTAAAGATTCTCAAGCAGTCAAGTAAGTCTGGGTTTACAGTTGTTGAAAGCATTATTGGGTTATTAATTGCGGCGATGATTTTAGGACTAACCGTTACCATGATAAGCGGAATCAGGCAAAATAGAATTCAAGAAAAAGCTTTTTTTGACGAATATGAACGCTGCTTTAGAAAGGCTCAGAATAGCTCGTTATTAATGCACAGAAAGACGCAGATTACAGTTGAAGATGGGCATTTAAAGTTCATTGACTATGGTGACGAAGCTCGTAACTTTACGCTTAATGTTCCAGAAACAATTCACCTAGCTAATTCAAAAACAATATATATTACTGATGCCGGATTCGTTAGTCCACAAACAATTCAATGGTTGAATCAGGACGGCAACGTTAAGTATAAACAAAAAATCCAGTTAGGTTGGGGAGGGTTTGTTGTTGAAAAAGAAGAATAG
- the comGC gene encoding competence type IV pilus major pilin ComGC gives MNKSKIKKKLMVERRGFTLIEMTIVLFIISLLILIIIPNLSNQRKHAQGIHSNAMVSVVQSQVDAYYSEFPKAKHVTLAELHNKGYLTNKQLKEANDDGIKIKDSQAVK, from the coding sequence ATGAATAAGTCCAAAATTAAAAAGAAACTAATGGTTGAGAGGCGGGGATTTACGCTGATTGAAATGACAATTGTTCTGTTTATCATTTCATTACTGATTCTGATAATTATTCCTAATCTTTCAAATCAACGTAAGCATGCTCAGGGAATCCATTCAAATGCAATGGTTTCAGTAGTTCAATCACAAGTTGATGCTTATTACAGCGAATTTCCTAAAGCAAAGCACGTAACTTTGGCAGAGCTACACAACAAAGGTTATTTAACCAATAAGCAGTTAAAAGAAGCAAACGATGATGGAATTAAAATTAAAGATTCTCAAGCAGTCAAGTAA
- the comGA gene encoding competence type IV pilus ATPase ComGA gives MITKAIESKTSDIYFMWREDSYQVLFRGTKGLDGYLTLNMQNANQVINYCKYAAEMSISERRRPQAGRLSWHEENKKLSLRISTVGDVHSHESLVIRLIYDWQTTPAKFVNTEEYEKVSRLCQMRGLIVFPGPTGSGKTTTIYQLASSFSKQQIVMAIEDPVEVYQNDFLQLQVNNDAGLSYMELIKVGLRHRPDVFIIGEIRDFETANAAVQAALSGHLVLTTVHAQSPTGVIQRLLNLGIESGYLEQALTGIVYQRLLNTNSGSQKGIIVGHSYEELNHENYDWSTWQQYLQKGVAEDEVSIAEAEEHWYG, from the coding sequence ATGATAACTAAAGCAATTGAATCCAAGACTTCTGATATCTACTTTATGTGGCGAGAAGATAGTTACCAAGTGTTATTTAGAGGTACGAAAGGCTTAGACGGCTACTTAACCCTAAATATGCAGAATGCAAATCAAGTAATTAACTATTGTAAGTACGCGGCCGAAATGTCAATTAGTGAGCGAAGGCGCCCTCAAGCTGGCCGGTTGTCATGGCATGAGGAAAACAAAAAGTTATCACTTAGAATTTCAACTGTTGGGGATGTTCACAGCCACGAATCTTTGGTGATTAGACTTATTTATGACTGGCAAACAACTCCTGCAAAGTTTGTCAATACCGAGGAATACGAAAAAGTAAGCCGGTTATGCCAAATGCGTGGATTGATAGTTTTTCCGGGACCAACTGGTTCGGGGAAGACAACAACTATTTACCAATTGGCATCTAGTTTCTCTAAACAGCAAATTGTTATGGCAATTGAAGATCCTGTAGAGGTCTACCAAAATGATTTTTTGCAGTTGCAGGTCAATAATGATGCAGGACTCTCTTATATGGAATTGATAAAGGTCGGATTACGCCACCGACCAGATGTGTTCATAATTGGCGAAATTCGTGATTTTGAGACTGCGAACGCAGCCGTTCAGGCCGCTTTATCAGGACACCTGGTATTGACAACGGTTCATGCTCAAAGCCCAACGGGGGTGATTCAACGGTTACTAAACCTTGGTATTGAATCAGGATATTTAGAACAGGCACTGACAGGAATTGTGTACCAAAGATTGTTGAATACAAACTCGGGTAGTCAAAAAGGAATTATTGTCGGTCATTCATATGAAGAACTGAATCACGAAAATTATGACTGGTCGACTTGGCAACAGTATTTACAGAAGGGGGTTGCAGAGGATGAAGTATCCATTGCTGAAGCTGAAGAGCATTGGTACGGATAA
- a CDS encoding type II secretion system F family protein, which translates to MKYPLLKLKSIGTDKWSAADKTVFFKTIGDLISTGFSLNHALSYICETEPKLTNSVTKINQKMETGAGFSVSIREFIDSETYHQILVAEKHGQLGRTLSELGAFFDIRQTQMKKIQGLLTYPVFLMAMIVILVVTIKLYILPNISGIYVANNHHNQTPYLLFLGVFLIGVVGYFGWFYWTGLSVINRFSALSKLPVIGKVVRSYLSYYLASNLAVLLRNGLPIKEIIELLKTFDHHSLLYNLGGSLNRELKSGTDIVIVAKNYDFVPKEMIKFLNSGGTTDEIAQSLLAYSQKMFQTFSNRIDRLIGCIQPILFCVIGLAIVAAYFQILMPIYGSLKEIY; encoded by the coding sequence ATGAAGTATCCATTGCTGAAGCTGAAGAGCATTGGTACGGATAAGTGGTCCGCAGCTGATAAAACGGTCTTTTTTAAAACGATAGGGGATTTAATCAGTACCGGTTTTTCGTTAAATCACGCACTATCATACATTTGCGAGACTGAACCTAAACTCACAAATTCAGTGACAAAAATAAATCAAAAAATGGAAACTGGGGCAGGATTTTCTGTCAGTATTAGGGAGTTTATTGATTCTGAAACTTATCACCAGATTTTGGTTGCAGAAAAACATGGTCAACTTGGACGCACGTTAAGTGAGTTAGGAGCTTTTTTTGACATCAGACAAACTCAAATGAAAAAAATCCAGGGACTTTTAACTTATCCCGTTTTTTTGATGGCGATGATTGTGATATTAGTGGTTACCATTAAGTTGTATATATTACCTAACATCTCTGGAATCTACGTTGCAAATAATCACCATAATCAAACACCGTATTTGTTGTTTTTAGGTGTTTTCTTGATTGGTGTGGTTGGTTATTTTGGTTGGTTTTATTGGACAGGTTTGTCAGTGATTAACCGCTTTTCAGCATTAAGTAAACTTCCGGTTATTGGGAAAGTCGTTCGAAGCTATCTATCTTATTACTTAGCCAGCAACCTAGCGGTATTGTTGAGAAACGGATTGCCAATCAAAGAAATCATTGAATTGTTGAAAACGTTTGATCATCACTCGTTGTTGTACAACTTGGGAGGCTCATTAAACCGTGAATTAAAATCTGGAACCGATATTGTAATTGTGGCAAAAAACTATGATTTCGTACCTAAAGAGATGATTAAATTCTTGAACAGTGGTGGCACTACAGATGAAATCGCACAATCACTTTTGGCGTATTCACAAAAAATGTTTCAGACGTTTTCTAATCGAATTGATAGGCTAATTGGCTGTATTCAGCCAATTTTATTCTGTGTGATTGGATTAGCAATTGTGGCAGCTTACTTTCAAATCTTGATGCCAATTTACGGATCATTAAAGGAGATATATTGA
- a CDS encoding YebC/PmpR family DNA-binding transcriptional regulator, whose protein sequence is MSGHSKWHNIQGRKNAQDAKRGKIFQKISRDLYQAAKAGDPDPDNNPQLRLVMDKARAANMPKDNVQRAIDKASGVGGAKFEEITYEGYGPGGTAIMVSALTDNKNRTAAAVRSAFTHHGGSLGASGSVSYMFDRKGIIEILRDGLDTDEDTMLMDALDAGADDMKTSDEMFQIFTDSQSLASARDALQEKGYSLDTAEVRLFPETTTEVPAEKISQYTGLIDELEDNDDVQDVYEAAVLPESEE, encoded by the coding sequence ATGTCAGGACATTCAAAATGGCATAACATCCAAGGCCGTAAAAACGCTCAAGATGCTAAACGTGGAAAAATTTTCCAAAAAATATCACGTGACTTGTACCAAGCCGCTAAAGCAGGTGATCCTGATCCAGACAATAACCCACAACTTCGTTTGGTAATGGATAAGGCCCGCGCAGCTAACATGCCTAAAGATAACGTTCAACGTGCTATCGATAAGGCCTCAGGTGTTGGTGGAGCTAAGTTCGAAGAAATCACTTATGAAGGATACGGCCCTGGTGGTACTGCTATCATGGTTTCCGCATTAACTGATAACAAGAACAGAACTGCAGCAGCAGTTCGTTCTGCTTTCACCCACCACGGTGGTTCTCTTGGAGCTAGTGGTTCAGTGTCTTATATGTTTGATCGTAAAGGTATTATTGAAATCCTTCGTGATGGTTTAGACACAGATGAAGATACTATGTTAATGGATGCCTTAGATGCCGGAGCTGATGACATGAAGACTAGTGACGAAATGTTCCAAATCTTCACAGATTCACAATCTTTGGCGAGTGCACGTGATGCACTTCAAGAAAAGGGCTATTCACTTGATACTGCAGAAGTTCGTTTGTTCCCTGAAACGACTACTGAAGTTCCAGCAGAAAAGATTTCTCAATACACTGGCTTAATTGATGAACTTGAAGATAATGATGATGTTCAAGACGTCTACGAAGCAGCTGTTTTGCCTGAATCAGAAGAATAA
- a CDS encoding competence type IV pilus minor pilin ComGF, producing MKIKQVIRNSQKNSGFVLIESIVSMVIILMAFDLMVLSLDAVRRPENYQQVTFYRCVSLIEGEKFSFKVDGISNDELKMSSPKTHKKYRLMKYKDNVILTGYENGYVPLIERVSAIRFWRKYKQINFEVRYQNGETYHAKIISGSG from the coding sequence ATGAAAATCAAACAAGTTATTCGAAACAGTCAAAAAAATAGTGGCTTTGTACTTATTGAATCAATTGTTAGCATGGTCATAATACTAATGGCTTTTGATTTAATGGTGCTTAGCCTTGATGCGGTTAGGCGACCTGAAAATTATCAGCAAGTTACCTTTTATCGATGTGTTAGCTTGATTGAAGGAGAGAAGTTTTCGTTTAAAGTGGATGGAATTAGTAATGATGAACTTAAAATGTCCAGTCCTAAAACCCATAAGAAATATCGATTAATGAAATACAAAGATAATGTGATTTTAACTGGTTATGAGAATGGCTATGTCCCGCTAATTGAAAGGGTGTCTGCCATTAGATTCTGGCGAAAATATAAGCAAATTAATTTTGAGGTGAGGTATCAGAATGGGGAAACATATCATGCAAAAATTATCAGCGGTTCGGGATAA
- a CDS encoding class I SAM-dependent methyltransferase — MTIILEFGTPFLVVFNSTNTCEKELSKLSNTQIEQIFNVFNTATEVVKQARDSSWIDALIEVLNDILEGTPEGGGLTDSDADKIQTAISTFDEIEYEPETLRKALQMMVLKASKEDQLPANYQLTPDTIGDVVSYIASGLFEKQKNVSILDPAMGTGNLLTTVTNSLSDNIGAQVHPYGLENDDAMFEIAAASFELQQIQAELYHEDAIVDVMVPKVDLVISDLPIGYYPVDDNVKNFKTRAQKGHSYVHHLFLEMAANHLNDGGFGIFLVPSAIFKSEEAKSLLKWMQGKVYLQGLLNLPKDLFANEAAQKSVLILQKVGGSAKQAEPVMLGEFPSFKDAKGVQGFLTEIDDWRKNYLDK, encoded by the coding sequence ATTACTATCATTCTTGAATTTGGTACCCCTTTTCTGGTAGTATTTAACAGTACTAACACATGTGAAAAGGAGCTGAGCAAGCTGAGTAATACACAGATTGAACAGATCTTCAATGTATTCAATACTGCTACAGAAGTTGTTAAACAAGCTCGAGATTCTTCCTGGATTGACGCTTTAATTGAGGTTTTAAATGACATCTTGGAAGGCACTCCAGAGGGTGGCGGTTTAACTGATTCCGATGCCGACAAAATTCAAACGGCAATCAGTACTTTTGATGAGATTGAGTACGAGCCGGAGACGCTACGCAAGGCACTGCAGATGATGGTCCTAAAAGCTTCCAAAGAGGACCAGTTGCCAGCAAACTATCAGTTAACACCTGACACAATTGGTGATGTGGTTAGCTACATTGCTTCTGGATTGTTTGAAAAACAAAAAAATGTCAGCATCCTCGATCCCGCGATGGGAACAGGAAACCTGCTAACTACGGTGACCAACAGTCTTTCAGATAATATTGGTGCCCAGGTTCATCCATATGGGCTTGAGAATGATGATGCGATGTTTGAGATTGCCGCAGCATCGTTTGAACTTCAACAGATTCAAGCCGAGTTATATCATGAAGACGCAATTGTTGACGTCATGGTGCCTAAGGTTGATTTAGTGATTTCTGATTTGCCAATTGGATATTATCCAGTTGATGATAACGTCAAGAATTTTAAAACCAGAGCTCAAAAAGGTCATTCTTACGTGCATCACTTGTTTTTAGAAATGGCAGCTAATCACTTAAATGATGGCGGATTTGGAATTTTTCTGGTTCCATCTGCAATTTTTAAGTCCGAAGAAGCTAAATCTTTGCTAAAATGGATGCAGGGCAAAGTGTATTTGCAAGGATTGTTAAACTTACCAAAAGACTTATTTGCTAACGAAGCTGCTCAAAAGTCAGTTTTAATTTTGCAAAAAGTTGGTGGCAGTGCCAAGCAAGCTGAGCCAGTCATGTTGGGTGAATTTCCGTCGTTCAAAGATGCTAAGGGAGTACAAGGGTTCCTTACAGAAATTGACGACTGGCGGAAAAACTACCTGGATAAATAA